The Gemmatimonas phototrophica region GGAGAGGCAGGGCTGATTGCGCGTGGCCCTGGTGGGTGGCGCTGCGTGTGGATTGTGGCAGGTGGCACATTCCAGCGGTTTTTCGCTCTGAACGGCAGCCCGGAAGCACGCGCTCTGCTTGAGGCGGTCGGCGTGCGAGACCAGATCGATGTCGCCACCATTCTTGAAGTACGCGTATTGCGCTTCGAGCTGCCGGGCAGGCGTGAAGTCAAACGCCGTGCGCTGTTCGCGCAGCACCGCCACCGAGGTATGCACGTGGCATTGTTCGCACACATCCATCCGGCGATCCAATGGCAGGCGCGCCGGATTGACGATGGTGGCGTCGTACGCACGTGGAATGGCCGCAAGAGCGGTGCTGTCACGCCCGGACGACCGGCGCGTGGCAACATGCAGCGCACCGGGCCCATGACAGCGCTCACAACCGATACCGGGGCGCACTACCGGATATTTGCCTTCGAGATGTGCGGCCGGCGTAGGGTAGCTGGCGTGACAGGCGATACAGCGGTCGGGGATCACCCGCGAAAAACGGGCATTGTTGATTTCGTAGCCGGGACTGAAATCCCACCCGTGGTTGGCATACCAGGTGAGCGGCAGCTGAAACAACCGTCCGTTCTCTTCGGTGAGGTAGGTGCGCGCCAGCCGCCCGCTCCCTATGACGTAATCGATACGCCGACGCAATTCATGGGTGGGCGCAGCCGCATCACCGGGGCGTGTCTCCACCTGCCAGAGCGCCCCGGCGCTGTCCACCACTTTGTAGGCATAGCCGCTGGGGGCATTGCGCAGCGCCTCGACCATGGCCTGTTCCACGCGCCCGTCGGCGGCCCACGGGTGGAAGGACTTGGCCATGCTATGCTGCGCGAACGATGCCGCCGCCGCTGCGTGGCACCCCACGCAGGAGGAGTCCCCCACGTACTCCACGGCATTCGCCAGGTTGCGGAATTGGGCCTCCACACTGTCCGGCGCAGAGCGGACCGTGCGCGGCGGCGCGGGGCGATCACACGCGGCACCGCTGACTGCCGCCGTGAGCGCGAGCAATGCCACGACCGCGCGGAACGGCACAAGGGGAGAGGTCATCTGCCAACAGTAGCGTTGGAGACACCCCTCCGACAATTGTTCGGGATGCAACGCACCTCGCCCACCGGGGGCCGCCCAACGCTGGCCCAGTTTCTGATTGAGTCTCATCGCCAGGTTCCGGACGCCACTGGCGACTTTGACGGATTGGTGACGGACATTGCCCTCGCCTGCAAAGCCATCGCGGTGCAGGTGGCGCGCGGCGCCCTGGCGCAGCCGGCCGGCTTCGTGGAGACACTCAACGGGCAAGGCGACATCCAGCAAGCGTTGGATGTGGCGAGCAATGACCTCTTTCTGCAGGCGTGCGAATGGGGTGGCCACCTGGCGGGCATGGTCTCGGAAGAGCTCGATGCCCCCTACCCCATCCCCTCCGCCTATCCTCGCGGGAAGTATCTGCTGTGCTTTGATCCGCTCGATGGCTCATCGAACATCGACGTGAACATGAGCGTGGGCAGCATCTTTTCCGTACGCCGCGCCCCCCGTGGGGTGGAGGATCCCGTCGCGGAGGACTTCCTCCTGGCTGGCACAACCCAGGTGTGCGCGGGCTACGCACTCTACGGCCCGGCGGCCATGCTGGTGCTGACCGTCGGCCAAGGCACCCATGCCTTTACACTCGACCCGCAGCTGGGAGAGTGGGTGCTGTCACATCCGCACATTTCCATCCCGCCGGCCACGCAGGAGTTTGCCATCAATGCCTCCAACCAGCGTCACTGGGAGCCGGCCGTATCGCGCTATGTGCGGGAATGCCTGGACGGTGCCGCCGGGGTCCGGGGGGTGAATTTCAACATGCGATGGATCGCGTCGCTGGTGGCCGAAGCACACCGCATCCTCATGCGGGGTGGGGTCTTTCTGTATCCGCAGGACGCGCGGGAGGGGTATCAGAACGGCCGGTTGCGCCTGTTGTACGAAATTCACCCCATGGCCATGCTTATTGAGCAGGCGGGGGGCTGGGCCAGTGACGGACACGCCCGGGTACTCCCGGTGGCCCCCGAGTCGCTCCACGAGCGCCGGGCGTTCGTCTTTGGCGCCCGTGACGAGGTGGCCCGCATTGAGCGCTATCACCGGGATGGGGTCGGATACGCAACGTAAGCTCGCGACAACCGTAGTGGGATGCCGACCGTAATGCGCATCATGCCTGGGCAAGCATCTGCTGACTATCGTCTGGTGGGACTCGGCGGCGTCAGCAGGAGAATCCCCGCCTGAACGGTGAACAGACTTCGGCAACGTTACATTGCCGGGGTCTTTTCTTACCTATGAGGTCTTCATGCTTCGTGTATCGACTCTCAGCGTGGCTACGCTGATACTGGCCGGCGCCTGCACCCTGCAGCGCTCGGCGCCCTCCACGCCGGGATTCTCCCGTTCTTCGCAGCTCGCCTCCACAGGTGCAGGGATGAGCGCCGATGAGCATGTGGCCCACATGAGTAGCGCGGACATGGTGGCCCCCACGGCCACGATGACAGTGGCACAGCAGAATCCCACGTTGCCCGCCAGCAACAACGGCGCGGCAGAGCGGCTGAAGAACAGCCCGCGCCACGCCGAGTGGGTGAAGATCGCGTACGAGCCCGGCTCTGCCGATTCCCTCATGGCGTGGGTGGTGTACCCGTTCAGCAAGAATGCGCGGCAAAAGGCGCCGGTGGTGGTCGTCGTCCACGAGATCTTCGGGCTCTCCACCTGGGTGCGTGGTGTGGCCGATCAGGTGGCTGCCGACGGATTCATTGCGGTAGCGCCGGACTTTTTGTCGCGCGTTCGCGGTGGACCGAGCACGGTGGAAATGCCGGCCGCCACGGCACGTGGTCTCATCGCCGGCGTGAACACCGGAGAACGGAACACGATCATCAAGGCGGCGGCCAATTACGCGATGATGCTGCCCAGCGCGCAACAGAAGTATGCGGTGATCGGGTACTGCTGGGGTGGCACCACGACATGGGCGCACGGCGTGAACGGTGGCCTCAAGGGATTTGCCGGCGGCGTGGCATATTACGGTGCCCCGTATACCAAGGGCGGTACGCCGGCGACCGCCACGACGTCGGCCGTCCCGGCATCGGTTGACGCCGATTCCCTGGGAAAGATCTCTCAGCCCATGTTGATGCTGAACGGGACAGCGGACGCACGCATTGCCGCTCTGATGCCCGCGATCGACTCGGTAATGAAGGCGAAGGGCAAGACGTACACGGGCGTGAACTATGAGGGGGCGGTGCACGGCTTCCTGCGGGCGCAGAATGATCCGCGCGCCGAGAACCGCAATGCAGCAGAAGAAGCCGCAAACCTCGCCGCGACACAGGACGGCTGGCCGCGCACGATTGCCTTTCTCAAGCAGCGGTTGGGTGTGAAGTAACGTTAGCGCGGCGTTGCTGCAGCATCACTTCGGTGAGGACCTGCTGCAACGCCGCACCGGCTTCGGATGCGGGGAGAGACTGCAGGGAGTCATCAGGGCTTTCCAGATTGACGCCAGGCGCACGGTACAATCCCCACTGGGAGGCTTTCCCGGTGAGCAACATGTCTACAGTGGGGACTCCAAAGGCTGCCGCGGCGTGCGCCACACTGGTGTCGGGAGTAAACAGCACGTTGGCGCGCGACACGACCGCGAACGCGTCACGCAGGGAGTGTGTGGCGACGTACCGCCCCTGCGTGGTTGCCGCGAGAGACTCTCCCAACGCCCGATCGTGCGGCGCCGACATGATGCAGAGTTGCAG contains the following coding sequences:
- a CDS encoding class 1 fructose-bisphosphatase translates to MQRTSPTGGRPTLAQFLIESHRQVPDATGDFDGLVTDIALACKAIAVQVARGALAQPAGFVETLNGQGDIQQALDVASNDLFLQACEWGGHLAGMVSEELDAPYPIPSAYPRGKYLLCFDPLDGSSNIDVNMSVGSIFSVRRAPRGVEDPVAEDFLLAGTTQVCAGYALYGPAAMLVLTVGQGTHAFTLDPQLGEWVLSHPHISIPPATQEFAINASNQRHWEPAVSRYVRECLDGAAGVRGVNFNMRWIASLVAEAHRILMRGGVFLYPQDAREGYQNGRLRLLYEIHPMAMLIEQAGGWASDGHARVLPVAPESLHERRAFVFGARDEVARIERYHRDGVGYAT
- a CDS encoding dienelactone hydrolase family protein translates to MATLILAGACTLQRSAPSTPGFSRSSQLASTGAGMSADEHVAHMSSADMVAPTATMTVAQQNPTLPASNNGAAERLKNSPRHAEWVKIAYEPGSADSLMAWVVYPFSKNARQKAPVVVVVHEIFGLSTWVRGVADQVAADGFIAVAPDFLSRVRGGPSTVEMPAATARGLIAGVNTGERNTIIKAAANYAMMLPSAQQKYAVIGYCWGGTTTWAHGVNGGLKGFAGGVAYYGAPYTKGGTPATATTSAVPASVDADSLGKISQPMLMLNGTADARIAALMPAIDSVMKAKGKTYTGVNYEGAVHGFLRAQNDPRAENRNAAEEAANLAATQDGWPRTIAFLKQRLGVK